The genomic window TTACCAAACAAATTCACAAAAGCACCTGAGTCAAGTATCTTAACTATTTTACCTTTATAAACTTGTCCTTCTTCAGCTTCAGCTACAACTTCTTCAACCATCATAACAGCCATATCTAAAGAAGCCTTATCTCTTGCAAAGATTTTAACTTCACCAGTGTCGCTTGTATCTATTTGCGCACCAGTTTTTTCTGCAATACCTTTTACAGTAGAACCACCACGACCAACAACATCTTTAATCTTAGCTGGTTTGATGTTCATAACATGAATTTGAGGAGCAACATTAGAAACAGTTTCTTTATGTTCTTTAATTACTTCATTCATAATACCAAGTATATGTAATCTACCACTACGAGCCTGCTCTAAAGCTTGCTCAAGAATATCACGAGAAATACCTTTGATTTTGATATCCATTTGAAGTGCTGTAACACCATATCTAGTACCAGCAACTTTAAAGTCCATATCTCCAAGATGATCTTCATCACCTAAGATGTCAGAAAGCACCGCATATTTAGAGCCATCTTTGATAAGACCCATAGCAATACCTGCTACTGGCTCAGCGATAGGTACACCTGCATCCATCATAGATAAAGATGAACCACAAACTGTAGCCATTGAGCTTGAACCATTTGATTCTAAAATCTCAGAAACTATTCTCACTACATAAGGGTATGCATCTTGATTTGGAAATACTGCTTGAGTTGCTCGTTTTGCAAGATTAGCATGACCAATCTCACGGCGCTTAGGTGCCATACCAACCATACCGCACTCACCTACAGAATAGGGAGGGAAGTTATAGTGAAGCATGTAACGAGATCTTTCCATACCATCTAGGCTCTCAACCATCTGTGCATCACGATCACTACCTAGTGTCGTTACAACTAATGCTTGAGTTTCACCACGTGTAAATAATGCCGAACCATGAACACCCGGTAATACGCCAGTTTTAACATTGATTGGACGAATTACATCTGTAGCTCTACCATCGATTCTTGGACTACCTTCAAGTATATTTGATCTTACAAGGTCTTTTTCTATATCATGGAAAGCATCAACTATTTCTTTTTCTGAATAGTCGTGATTGTCAGTATCATTTGTATAAACATACTCTAATACTTTCTTTCTTAATTCAGAAAGCTTCACATTTCTTTCTTGTTTAGATGCAAATGAATAAGCATGTTTTATTTCACCAAAGAAATTTGACTTAATTTGAGCCTTAAGAATCTTATTAATCTCATAAACAGTATACTCCATAGCTGGTTTTGCAGCTACTTTTGCAAGTTTAGTTATAGACGAAATAATAGTCTTTAAATGCTTATGTGCATATAAGATACCACCAAGCATAACTGACTCAGGTAAGCTTTTAGCTTCTGACTCTACCATCAATATAGCATCATCAGTACCAGAAACCACTAAATCTAAAGCTGATTCTTTTAAATCTTCTTTATTTGGATTAAGCGTGTATTTTCCATTCACAAAACCTACTCTTACACCAGCAATTATATCCTCATAAGGAGCACCAGTAAGCGCTAGAGAAGCTGACGCACCTATTAGAGCTAACATATCTGGTGAAAAACTACCATCATAAGAAATTACAGTCGCTACTATTTGGATTTCATTAAAAAAACCATCCGGGAAAGATGGTCTAATAGATCTATCTATAAGGCGAGATATAAGAATCTGCTCTTCTGAAGGTCTACCTTCTCTTCTTAAAAACCCACCAGGAATTTTACCTGCAGCATATGTTTTTTCTAAATAATGTACTGAAAGAGGAAAAAAATCTTGTCCAGGTGCTACTGATTTCTTAACAACTGTAGTTACTAAAACCACATTGCTACCACAGCTTACTGTAACAGAACCATCAGCTTGACGAGCCATGCCGCCAGTTTCGATAGTTATCTCTTTATCCCCTAATTCAAAAACTTCTTTGTATATTTTCACGATTAAACCTTATTTTTTGATTTTGTGATGTAAGAATGATTTTTAGATGGATTATTTTAATATTATCTACGTAGATTTAACTTTTTGATTAGGCTACGGTATCTTTCTACATCTTTACCATGAAGATAATCTAGTAATTTACGGCGTTGACTCACCATTTTTAAAAGACCTCTTCTTGAATGATTATCTTTTTTATGAGAAGCAAAGTGACCTTGAAGATCATTAATTCTTGCAGTTAAAAGAGCAACTTGCACTTCTGGTGAACCAGTATCACCCTCTGATTGTTGGTGTTCTTTTACGATATTTTGTTTATCTTGAGTTGTTAACATAATATTACTCCGTTTGTTTTTAAATTAAATCAACATTGAATAAACCGCACAAAGGGACAGTCTATCGAAAAAATATTATATACTATATAGGAGGGTAAAACAAAGAATATATACTGTTAAGTTACTTAATTCTATTAATGATAAATATGAACTACTGCATTTAAGCGTAACTGATATATTGATTAAAGCTTATCAGGTTTAACTCCTAATATTTGCAAGCTATTTAACGCCACTTTAGCAAAAACAGGCGCTGCAACTGAACCGCCACCATAACTATCACCTTTGGGATTATCAATGGTCACAGCAACAGCTATCTCAGGATCACTAGCTGGACTTATACCAATAAAACTTGCCAGATAATTTGCCCCATAAGTACCACCAGAAAGCTTACGTGCTGTACCTGTTTTACCAGCCACATGATATAGTGGGATAATTCCCTTAGAACCTGTTCCACCAGAACCTTCTACAACTGACTGCATCATACTAAGCATCTCTTTTGATACTTTTTTTGTAACTATAGGCCGAGAATCAACCTCCTCCCCAACTCTTCTTTTCAAAATTGTTGGTTTTATATAGTTACCATCATTTGCAATAGCAGATGCTCCTGCAACTAGTTGCATATCAGTAGCATTCATACCATAACCAAAAGATAATGTAGCAAGTTGGAAATCACCCCACTTATCTTTAACAGGCACAAATCCTTCTCGTTCTCCTGGAAGCTGTATACCTGTTTTATCACCAAAACCAAATTTACGTAAAGATGACTCTAAAATAGTCGGGTCCGTTAAGCCTAATATCATTCTTGAAATACCAACGTTACTAGATTTCATCAGAATATGTCGAAGATCTAACTCACCATAATCTCTAAAATCTCGAACTGTGTTTTTGCCAATACGATAATGACCTGGATGAGTATTTATAATAGGTTCTTCAGGCGTGTAGTCATCCCCATAAGTAAGGGCTGTAGCTGCTGAAAATGTTTTCATCACAGAACCTAACTCAAAAACATCTGTTACCGCTCTATTACGACGATTTTCAGGAAATGCATCAGCCATACTATTAGGGTTATATGAAGGATAGTTAGCCATCGCAAGTATCTCGCCTGTACGAATATTTTCAACTATAACTGATCCAGCATCAGAGTTACTACTAATCACACCTTCTTTAAGGTATTTGTAAGCTACATACTGCAATCTTGAATCAATACTCAGCTGCAAGTTTTGACCATTTTTAGGAGCAATAAATTTATCTTGCGCTTTTGATGCCACACCGCCATGTAGATCCTTTTTATACTCAAAATAACCATCTGTTCCTGTAAGAAACTTATTAAACTCTAACTCCAGACCTTCTTGACCTTTACCGTCCACATTAGTAAAACCAACTATATGTGATGCTACTTGAGCTAACGGATAATAACGTTTGAATTCACGCTCAATATGAATTCCTGGAATATGCATTAAGTATATTTCTTGAGCCACATAGGGTTGAACTTTTCTTTTAAGATATACAAATCCACTCCTACCTTCTCGCTTCTTTACTTGTCGCTTGATTTTTTCCTGCGTTGACTTTGCCAGGTCTAATGTTTGCATAATCTTTGCAAGCTTTGGGCTAGATGCTTTAATATAAAAAGGGTCAACCCATATAGTGTCAACCGGTGTACTAATAGCTAGAGGATCGCCATTTCTATCTAATATAATCCCTCTATACGACTTAATAACAACACTTCTATCACTACGATTATCACCTTCTTGCTTAAGCTTCTGATGCTGACCTGTTTCCATATAAACAAGCTTTGAAAAAAGTACGGCAAAACTTATTACAAGCATTATTATGACTATTAAATGCCTAAATTTAGGACTGTAGCTACTCATCAGTCGCATCCTTTTTGATATTTAAAAATTCCATTTCATTTTTAGTCGGTAAAGACATATTTTCTTTATCAGCAAACT from Francisella adeliensis includes these protein-coding regions:
- a CDS encoding peptidoglycan D,D-transpeptidase FtsI family protein — its product is MSSYSPKFRHLIVIIMLVISFAVLFSKLVYMETGQHQKLKQEGDNRSDRSVVIKSYRGIILDRNGDPLAISTPVDTIWVDPFYIKASSPKLAKIMQTLDLAKSTQEKIKRQVKKREGRSGFVYLKRKVQPYVAQEIYLMHIPGIHIEREFKRYYPLAQVASHIVGFTNVDGKGQEGLELEFNKFLTGTDGYFEYKKDLHGGVASKAQDKFIAPKNGQNLQLSIDSRLQYVAYKYLKEGVISSNSDAGSVIVENIRTGEILAMANYPSYNPNSMADAFPENRRNRAVTDVFELGSVMKTFSAATALTYGDDYTPEEPIINTHPGHYRIGKNTVRDFRDYGELDLRHILMKSSNVGISRMILGLTDPTILESSLRKFGFGDKTGIQLPGEREGFVPVKDKWGDFQLATLSFGYGMNATDMQLVAGASAIANDGNYIKPTILKRRVGEEVDSRPIVTKKVSKEMLSMMQSVVEGSGGTGSKGIIPLYHVAGKTGTARKLSGGTYGANYLASFIGISPASDPEIAVAVTIDNPKGDSYGGGSVAAPVFAKVALNSLQILGVKPDKL
- the pnp gene encoding polyribonucleotide nucleotidyltransferase, whose amino-acid sequence is MKIYKEVFELGDKEITIETGGMARQADGSVTVSCGSNVVLVTTVVKKSVAPGQDFFPLSVHYLEKTYAAGKIPGGFLRREGRPSEEQILISRLIDRSIRPSFPDGFFNEIQIVATVISYDGSFSPDMLALIGASASLALTGAPYEDIIAGVRVGFVNGKYTLNPNKEDLKESALDLVVSGTDDAILMVESEAKSLPESVMLGGILYAHKHLKTIISSITKLAKVAAKPAMEYTVYEINKILKAQIKSNFFGEIKHAYSFASKQERNVKLSELRKKVLEYVYTNDTDNHDYSEKEIVDAFHDIEKDLVRSNILEGSPRIDGRATDVIRPINVKTGVLPGVHGSALFTRGETQALVVTTLGSDRDAQMVESLDGMERSRYMLHYNFPPYSVGECGMVGMAPKRREIGHANLAKRATQAVFPNQDAYPYVVRIVSEILESNGSSSMATVCGSSLSMMDAGVPIAEPVAGIAMGLIKDGSKYAVLSDILGDEDHLGDMDFKVAGTRYGVTALQMDIKIKGISRDILEQALEQARSGRLHILGIMNEVIKEHKETVSNVAPQIHVMNIKPAKIKDVVGRGGSTVKGIAEKTGAQIDTSDTGEVKIFARDKASLDMAVMMVEEVVAEAEEGQVYKGKIVKILDSGAFVNLFGKQDGYLPFADVEQAGIKTNSLSEGQPLEVVVQAVDRMGRVKVGIVKR
- the rpsO gene encoding 30S ribosomal protein S15 yields the protein MLTTQDKQNIVKEHQQSEGDTGSPEVQVALLTARINDLQGHFASHKKDNHSRRGLLKMVSQRRKLLDYLHGKDVERYRSLIKKLNLRR